CTGTCACCTTGCCGAGCCCGGCGATGGCACCGGCGGGAATGGACATCACCTTGATCTGCCTGCCGGCCCGCTGCCCGGCAATGTCGGCGGCGTCCTGAATGCTGACGGGGCGGCTCCAGCCAACATCGATGTGCTCCCCCTCAAGAATGTCCGCGTCAACGGCCTCCGCGAGGTACCGTGCAACGTCGCTGGCCAGGACAAAAGTGAGCCTGGCGTCTTTGGAGCCCAGCCATACAAAGCGGCCCTTGGCAAAGGGGTCACCGCCCATCCCCACAGCTTGGTCAAAGAATGCACCCGGACGGATGGCCACAAAGGGAACGCCGAGCTCCCGGAACTTGTCCTCAGCCAGCTTCTTGTTCCAAAAGTGCGGGATCTGCGGTGTTTGGTCGCTGGTGACAATGCTGATCAGCACGAAGCGGGGCACGCCGGCATGCTTGGCGGCGACGGCCAGGTTGCTGTTGCCAAAGGTATCGATCGCCTGGGCGTTCTTGTCATTTCGCGTATAGCCGGCGGCCGTTGAGACAACCGCGGAAACGCCTGTCATCGCGGCGATCAAGGAGGCTGCGTCCATCATGTCCCCGCGGACGATCCCAACTCCTTTGGCCTCAACTTTGGCGGCGTCGGACTTGGGCCTCACCAAGGCCCGGACTTTCTTGCCGCGCTTGAGAAGTTCATCCACCACTTGGCCGCCAAGGAATCCCGTGGCACCAATAACAAGGACAGGAAGGTCTTCGGCCACGATTTCTCCTTTGGGTTTTGTTCCTAGGGTCAGTGGTAGCACGAGCGTCGGACGCCGGCCAGTCCCCAGCTTGCCCCGCCTCGGGCCCCGCAGGTAATGAGAGTGCACTGGAAGTGCAGTATGATGCACTTATGGATGACAGCACCACCAACCTCTCCCTGGCCATCGGCACCCGGGTCAAGCAGGAACGCCAAGCCCGCGGATGGACCCTGGACCACCTGGCCGAGGCTGCAGGAGTAAGCCGCCGGATGATCGTCAACGTGGAGCAAGGGGCAGCGAACCCCAGCATCGGAACTCTGCTGCGGATCAGCGACGCCCTGGGAGTCGGGCTCCCCGCCCTGGTGGAGTCCCCGCGCCCCAAGCCCGTCAAGATCACCCGGAGCGGCGAAGGTGCAACACTGTGGAGCAGCGAACAGGGCGGCCAGGGAATCCTGGTGGCCGGGACCGACTCACCGGACGTGGTGGAACTCTGGGACTGGACATTGGGCCCCGGCGACAGCCACGCCAGCGAGGCCCACACCGCGGGCACCAAGGAACTCCTGCAGGTTCAAGCCGGCGCGGTGACCGTCGATGCAGGGGAGCAGGCAGTCACCCTCGAGGTTGGCGATGCCATGACTTTCCCAGGCGACATTGCCCACTCCTACGCCAACCTTGGCGCGGCACCCGCCAGATTCATCCTTGCTGTTTTTGAGCCCGGCGTGGGATCAGGGCACCGGCAGGACGCCGATCCCAGCGTCATGGGAATCAGCCAGTGAGCACCCGCAAAGGTGGCCCCATTCCGCCCTGGAGCCTCGCCGTTGCAGCCATGTTCTCGGTGCAGCTCAGCTCCGCCCTTTCGGTGGGCCTCATCGCGGAGGTAGGTGCGGCTGGAACGGCATGGTTGCGGCTCAGCCTGGGCGCCATCATCTTCCTTGCCATCGCCCGCCCACCGCTGCGATCGGTGCGGCGGCCAGACATCCTGCCGCTCCTGGGCCTCGGCATCGCGACCGGGCTCATGACCATTATGTTTCTCGCCGCTGTGGAACGGATCCCGTTGGGCACCACCGTCGCCATCGAGTTCCTTGGCCCATTGACGGTGGCGGCGATCCGCAGCCATAACCGCCGCGCCTTGGCATGGCCGGTGCTGGCGCTGCTGGGAGTAGTCCTGCTGACCGAACCTTGGCATGGCCGCGTCGACTTCCTGGGAATTTTGTTCGCGGCCATCGCCGCCGCCGGGTGGGGCGCCTATATCCTGCTGACGCAGCTGATCGGCGACCGTTTCACCGGCATCGGGGCGCTCTCGCTGACGGTCCCCATCGCCGCAGTGACGGCCGCCGTCGTCGGCATTCCGCAAGCTGTTGGGCACCTCAACTGGGGCATCCTCGCAGGCGCCCTGGGCGTCGCCATCCTGATGCCCGTTCTGCCGTTCGTGCTGGAGCTGAAAGCACTGCGCCGGATGACGTCCACGGCTTTCGGCACGCTGATGTCGTTGGAACCCGCCTTCGCCGTTCTCCTGGGACTGCTGGTGCTGCACCAGCAACCCACCATCGTCCAGTTCATCGGGATCGCCCTGGTTGTGGTTGCCGGTGCAGCCTCCCAGCGCGGGGGCGACAGGAAACTGACTCCCTTGGCCGAGCCCACCACCACGGGGCCCACGCCTGAAGCCTTATCCGCCAAGGGCCCCGGCAAAGGGGCCTGACGCACGACGGCGACCTGCCGCCGTCGTGCGTCTCTTGCTTTTGGCTTGTACTCACCCGGCTTGGAGGGTGATGGCCACCTTGCCGCGGACTTTGCCGGCGTCGAAGTAGCGCATGGCATCCGGGACCTGGGCCAGCGGGTAGGTCCGGTCGATGACGGGAGTGATGGTTCCCGCCTCCAGGAGACCGGCCAGGTACTCAAGATCCGGGGCATTCTGGGTGCCCACGATCATGGTGAGCCGCTGCCGGATGAAGGGCGAGAGGGCCACGGCGCGGAGTTGCCTGTCCATGCTCCCCGTCCACGTGCCGCCCTCCTCGCCACCGGTCATCACGGCAGTCCCTGACGGGGTGAGTGACCGGCGTAAACGTGAAACCGACGGGTTGCCCGCGATGTCGATGATGACGTCGTACTGCTCAGCGCCGTCGAGGAAATCCTGGGTGGTGTAGTCGATCACGTGGTCGGCACCGAGGGCCCTCACCATCTCCACTTTCGCAGCGCTGGCCACTCCGGTGACCTCCGCCCCGGCGGCTTTGGCGAACTGCACCACATAACTGCCCACGCCGCCCGATGCTCCCGTGACCAGGACCTTGAGCCCTTGCGCCGGCTGATCCCGGCCGGGATCGATGCCACCCGCGCGCAGGGCGATCAGGGCTGTGCACGCGGACACCGGCACCACGGCGGCCTGTTCGAAGGTGATGTTCGCCGGTTTGTGGGCCAACTGGTTTTCGCGGGCTGCGGCATACTCGGCGAACGTTCCCCTGCCCGAGCCGAACACGTGGTCCCCCACCGCGAAGCGGGTCACCTTTGCTCCCACCGCTTCAACGGTTCCGGCGAGGTCCAGCCCGGGGACGGGTTTCCTGGGTGCCTTGAATCCATAGACCAAGCGCAGCGCATAGGGCAGGCCCGTGGCTATGTGCCATGTGCCGCGATCCAGCCCGGCCGCCTGGACTTTCACCAGCACTTCATTCTCCGCGATGACTGGACGCGGGACCTGGGCCTCATGCAGTACGTCGGCGGCGGAACCGTAGCCCTCCTGCACGATGGCACGCATGGTGGGACCTGGCAACGCCCGATCCTTGTGGCGACGGGATTCCTTGGCTTGCTGACCAGTGGTCATGGCCGGACCTTTCAGTGCGTGTGCGGAGGGGGCTGGGTGATGGAGGGCTGCGTGGTGAGGTGAGGTTGTGATGGTTTTCGTACGCTGTACCAACGAGATTACCGTACACTGTACTAAACCGCTAGAGCCCAGCAACCAGTCGAGGAGTGCCCGTGCCCACCGCAGCATCGCAGCGAAGCCCGCTGAGCCGGGAGCGGGTCCTTGAATGCGCCGTCACCCTCGCCGACGAGTCCGGAATCGACTCCCTGACCATCCGCACGCTCGCCCTCAGCATGGGAACCAAACCCATGTCCCTCTACTACTACGTTGCCAACAAGGACGAGATCCTGGACGGCATCGTGGATATGGTGTTCAGCGAAATCGAGCTTCCGGCACCCGAAGGGGACTGGCGCAAGGAGATGGCGTTGAGGGCCCACCGGATGCGGTCGGCACTCAGGCGCCACCCCTGGGCAGTCGGGTTGCTGGAGAGTCGGTCCGCGCCTGGCCCTGCAACGCTCCGGCATCACGAAGCAACGCTCGCGACGCTGAGGACTGCAGGATTCTCCGTCCCGCTCACTGCCCACGCCTACGCCCTGCTGGACAGTTACATTTACGGCTTTGCCGTGCAGGAAGCGGCCCTCCCGTTCGAGGGGCGGGACACCGCGGCCGAGATCACCAGCCCCATCCTGGAGCGCTTCGCCACCGGTGAGTATCCCCGCATGGTGGAGATCGCCGTCGAGCATGTCCTTAAACCCGGCTACGACTTTGGCGACGAATTCCAGTTCGGCCTGGACCTCATTCTGGACGGCTTGAGCCGTCTGGCGGGAGACGCGGACTAGGATCTGATCCATGGCCAGGATTGAGGACTACGCGATCATCGGGGATCTGAACACCGCTGCCTTGGTAGGGCGGAGCGGGTCCATTGACTGGATGTGCCTGCCACGGTTCGACTCCCCCGCCTGCTTCGCGTCACTGCTGCACACGCCCGACGCCGGCCGCTGGCTTTTAGCGCCCGCCGGCACACCCGACGGCGGCAACTGCACCCGACGCCGCTACCGCGGGGACACCCTCATCCTGGAGACAGAATGGGAAGTGGACGGCGGCGCTGTCCGGGTGATCGACTTCATGCCGGTCCGGGACGACGCCGTGGACCTGGTGCGGATTGTGGAGGGCATCTCCGGCGAGGTCACCATGCAGATGGAGCTGGTCCTGCGCTTCGACTACGGCCGCGTGGTGCCGTGGGTCCGGCACAGCAAGCACGGCATCAGCGCGGTAGCGGGTCCCGACTCGGCCTACCTCACCACCCATGTCCCGCTCGAGGGGCGGGACAAGCGCACCTACAGCGAATTCACGGTCCGCGCGGGCGATCGGGTCCCGTTCGTGCTGCGCTGGGCGCCGAGCCATGAGCGGGAGCCGCGACGGATCGACCCCTTCCGCGCGCTCGCTGTCACCGAGTCGTTCTGGCTGGAGTGGATCGGCCGCAGCGAAATGGCCGGGAAGTACAAGGAGCCGGTGGAGCGGTCCCTCATCACCCTCAAGGCACTGACGTATGCGCCGACCGGAGGCATCGTGGCGGCAGCAACCACGTCCTTGCCCGAGCAGATCGGCGGCCCCAGGAACTGGGACTACCGCTACTGCTGGTTGCGCGACGCCACCCTGACCCTGCAATCACTGCTCGCCGCAGGGTACACGGAGGAGGCCTCCGCGTGGCGGGACTGGCTGCTGCGCGCTATCGCCGGCGACCCGTCGGAGCTGCAGATTGTGTACGGGCTCGACGGCGCGAGGAGACTGCCCGAGGCAGACATCCCGTGGCTCTCCGGTTACGAAGGTTCACTGCCCGTCCGCACCGGAAACGCCGCAGCCCCGCAACTGCAACTGGATGTGTGGGGCGAGGTCCTGGACGGTCTTTCCTTGACCCGGGCAGCCTTCCAGGACGGCACTGTGGACAGTTCCTGGGACATCCAGGTGGCCCTGATGGAGTACCTCGAAGGAGCCTGGGACCAGCCGGACAACGGGCTCTGGGAAATGCGGGGACCGAGGCAGCATTTCACCCATTCCAAGGTCATGGCGTGGGTGGCCGCGGACCGCATGGTCAAAGGTGTCCGGACCTCCGGGCTACCCGGCC
Above is a genomic segment from Arthrobacter sp. YN containing:
- a CDS encoding SDR family oxidoreductase, with product MAEDLPVLVIGATGFLGGQVVDELLKRGKKVRALVRPKSDAAKVEAKGVGIVRGDMMDAASLIAAMTGVSAVVSTAAGYTRNDKNAQAIDTFGNSNLAVAAKHAGVPRFVLISIVTSDQTPQIPHFWNKKLAEDKFRELGVPFVAIRPGAFFDQAVGMGGDPFAKGRFVWLGSKDARLTFVLASDVARYLAEAVDADILEGEHIDVGWSRPVSIQDAADIAGQRAGRQIKVMSIPAGAIAGLGKVTAKVLPLVGDMASMVAWFETGKYVADTTRQEQVFGPAPTPEDAIARVAARYGH
- a CDS encoding helix-turn-helix domain-containing protein — encoded protein: MDDSTTNLSLAIGTRVKQERQARGWTLDHLAEAAGVSRRMIVNVEQGAANPSIGTLLRISDALGVGLPALVESPRPKPVKITRSGEGATLWSSEQGGQGILVAGTDSPDVVELWDWTLGPGDSHASEAHTAGTKELLQVQAGAVTVDAGEQAVTLEVGDAMTFPGDIAHSYANLGAAPARFILAVFEPGVGSGHRQDADPSVMGISQ
- a CDS encoding EamA family transporter; amino-acid sequence: MFSVQLSSALSVGLIAEVGAAGTAWLRLSLGAIIFLAIARPPLRSVRRPDILPLLGLGIATGLMTIMFLAAVERIPLGTTVAIEFLGPLTVAAIRSHNRRALAWPVLALLGVVLLTEPWHGRVDFLGILFAAIAAAGWGAYILLTQLIGDRFTGIGALSLTVPIAAVTAAVVGIPQAVGHLNWGILAGALGVAILMPVLPFVLELKALRRMTSTAFGTLMSLEPAFAVLLGLLVLHQQPTIVQFIGIALVVVAGAASQRGGDRKLTPLAEPTTTGPTPEALSAKGPGKGA
- a CDS encoding NAD(P)-dependent alcohol dehydrogenase — protein: MTTGQQAKESRRHKDRALPGPTMRAIVQEGYGSAADVLHEAQVPRPVIAENEVLVKVQAAGLDRGTWHIATGLPYALRLVYGFKAPRKPVPGLDLAGTVEAVGAKVTRFAVGDHVFGSGRGTFAEYAAARENQLAHKPANITFEQAAVVPVSACTALIALRAGGIDPGRDQPAQGLKVLVTGASGGVGSYVVQFAKAAGAEVTGVASAAKVEMVRALGADHVIDYTTQDFLDGAEQYDVIIDIAGNPSVSRLRRSLTPSGTAVMTGGEEGGTWTGSMDRQLRAVALSPFIRQRLTMIVGTQNAPDLEYLAGLLEAGTITPVIDRTYPLAQVPDAMRYFDAGKVRGKVAITLQAG
- a CDS encoding TetR/AcrR family transcriptional regulator, which codes for MPTAASQRSPLSRERVLECAVTLADESGIDSLTIRTLALSMGTKPMSLYYYVANKDEILDGIVDMVFSEIELPAPEGDWRKEMALRAHRMRSALRRHPWAVGLLESRSAPGPATLRHHEATLATLRTAGFSVPLTAHAYALLDSYIYGFAVQEAALPFEGRDTAAEITSPILERFATGEYPRMVEIAVEHVLKPGYDFGDEFQFGLDLILDGLSRLAGDAD
- a CDS encoding glycoside hydrolase family 15 protein, with protein sequence MARIEDYAIIGDLNTAALVGRSGSIDWMCLPRFDSPACFASLLHTPDAGRWLLAPAGTPDGGNCTRRRYRGDTLILETEWEVDGGAVRVIDFMPVRDDAVDLVRIVEGISGEVTMQMELVLRFDYGRVVPWVRHSKHGISAVAGPDSAYLTTHVPLEGRDKRTYSEFTVRAGDRVPFVLRWAPSHEREPRRIDPFRALAVTESFWLEWIGRSEMAGKYKEPVERSLITLKALTYAPTGGIVAAATTSLPEQIGGPRNWDYRYCWLRDATLTLQSLLAAGYTEEASAWRDWLLRAIAGDPSELQIVYGLDGARRLPEADIPWLSGYEGSLPVRTGNAAAPQLQLDVWGEVLDGLSLTRAAFQDGTVDSSWDIQVALMEYLEGAWDQPDNGLWEMRGPRQHFTHSKVMAWVAADRMVKGVRTSGLPGPHDRWAALRSEIHHDVMTKGFDEELNTFVQSYGSKDLDASLLLVPRVGFLPHRHPRVAGTVEAIQKGLTDDGLVLRYRTQSGHDGLPGDEGVFLACSFWLVDALLGIGRSTEATELFERLLTLRNDVGLLSEEWDPRAQRQLGNTPQAFSHFPLIHSALQLHQGEAHKSDTPLGHPKHPGQSSGSTLRNDPRLR